In a single window of the Buchnera aphidicola (Aphis gossypii) genome:
- a CDS encoding beta-ketoacyl synthase N-terminal-like domain-containing protein, giving the protein MRRVVITGFGIISSIGNNKCEVLTSLYHGHSGITFSKQMREAGMRSNVWGNIKLEHKNLISKKMSRFMTKGSIYAFLSMKQAIKDANLKSKYYQKNSRVGLIVGSGGGSREDYVKNIKMTKNRCGFRFLSPYTAIKSMTSGISACLSTIFKIYGVNYSISSACATSAHCIGNAFELISYGKQDLIFAGGGEEVSCELAYEFDSMKALSSNFNKNPTKASRAYDLKRDGFVISGGAGIVVVEDLNSALARSAHIYAEIIGYAATSDGVNMVVPSGEGALRCMNLAKEKRNLSIDYLNAHGTSTKIGDLIELKAIKESFFNEKKPMISSTKSITGHSLGASGVHEIIYTLLMLQYNFISPSINIEILDPYAKNMNIVQTTVSQKITTAMCNSFGFGGTNASLILKKY; this is encoded by the coding sequence GTGAGAAGAGTGGTTATTACAGGATTCGGCATCATTTCTAGCATAGGAAACAATAAATGCGAAGTTTTAACTTCTTTGTATCATGGTCATTCTGGAATAACGTTTTCCAAGCAAATGAGAGAAGCAGGTATGCGTAGTAATGTATGGGGAAATATTAAATTAGAACATAAAAATTTAATAAGTAAAAAAATGTCTCGTTTTATGACTAAAGGTTCTATTTATGCTTTTTTATCTATGAAACAAGCAATTAAAGATGCCAATTTGAAAAGCAAATATTATCAAAAAAATTCTCGTGTTGGATTAATTGTTGGTTCAGGAGGAGGTTCTCGTGAAGATTATGTTAAAAATATAAAAATGACAAAAAATCGTTGCGGTTTTCGTTTTTTAAGTCCATATACTGCAATTAAATCTATGACATCTGGAATTTCTGCTTGCTTATCAACTATATTTAAAATTTATGGTGTAAATTATTCTATTAGTTCTGCTTGCGCTACTTCTGCACATTGTATTGGAAATGCTTTTGAATTAATTAGTTACGGAAAGCAAGATCTTATCTTTGCAGGTGGTGGTGAAGAAGTAAGTTGCGAGTTAGCTTACGAGTTTGATTCAATGAAAGCGCTTTCTTCGAATTTTAATAAAAACCCTACGAAAGCATCTCGTGCATATGATCTTAAGCGAGATGGTTTTGTAATATCAGGAGGAGCAGGTATTGTAGTTGTCGAAGATTTAAATTCAGCGCTTGCTCGTTCTGCTCATATTTACGCTGAAATTATTGGATATGCTGCAACGTCCGATGGTGTTAATATGGTTGTACCTTCTGGAGAAGGCGCTTTAAGATGTATGAACTTAGCAAAAGAAAAACGAAATCTATCTATTGACTATTTAAATGCGCATGGAACATCAACTAAAATTGGTGATTTAATTGAATTAAAAGCAATTAAAGAGTCTTTTTTCAATGAAAAAAAACCAATGATTTCATCAACAAAGTCTATAACTGGTCATTCTTTAGGCGCATCTGGAGTGCATGAAATTATTTATACTTTATTAATGTTACAATATAATTTTATATCTCCTTCAATTAACATTGAAATATTAGATCCTTATGCAAAAAATATGAATATTGTTCAAACAACTGTTTCTCAAAAAATTACAACAGCAATGTGTAATAGTTTTGGATTTGGAGGAACTAATGCTTCTTTAATATTAAAAAAATACTAA
- the rpmG gene encoding 50S ribosomal protein L33: protein MAKKNREKIKMISSSGTGHYYTTTKNKRNTPDKLVLKKYDPTIRKHVLYHEGKIK, encoded by the coding sequence ATGGCTAAAAAAAATAGAGAAAAAATAAAAATGATTTCTTCATCAGGGACAGGACATTATTATACTACCACTAAAAACAAAAGAAATACACCTGACAAGTTAGTGTTAAAAAAATATGATCCAACTATTCGCAAACATGTATTATACCATGAAGGAAAGATTAAATAA
- the fliQ gene encoding flagellar biosynthesis protein FliQ: protein MTPEYVMVLFSQAMKVALMISSPLLLSALISGLIISILQAATQVNEQTLSFIPKIISILSVIAILGPWMLGVMLDYMHNLFDNIPAVIK from the coding sequence ATGACTCCTGAATATGTAATGGTTTTATTTAGTCAAGCTATGAAAGTTGCATTGATGATTTCATCTCCGTTATTGTTATCTGCCTTAATTAGCGGTTTAATTATTAGTATATTACAAGCAGCTACGCAAGTAAATGAACAAACTCTTTCATTTATTCCTAAAATAATTTCTATTTTATCTGTCATTGCTATCCTTGGTCCTTGGATGTTGGGTGTTATGTTAGATTATATGCATAACTTATTTGATAATATACCAGCAGTTATAAAATAA
- the fliP gene encoding flagellar type III secretion system pore protein FliP (The bacterial flagellar biogenesis protein FliP forms a type III secretion system (T3SS)-type pore required for flagellar assembly.) has translation MFPKKNFYDSFKNLTKIFLKKVILFRAISFLFLLLFCPLVYADIPGPVIHNLNDGTQTWSLPIQTLVFLTALTFLPACLLMMTSFTRIIIVFGLLRNALGTPYAPTNQILLGLALFLTFFIMSPTFEKVYQEAYLPFSKEEINMDEAILKGSVPLKKFMLNQTRTSDLELFSKIAHISYYKDKNSIPMRILLPSFITSELKTAFQIGFTIFIPFLIIDLVIASVLMALGMMMVPPSTISLPFKLMLFVLVDGWQLLITSLSQSFNI, from the coding sequence ATGTTTCCAAAAAAAAATTTTTATGATTCTTTCAAAAATCTGACCAAAATATTTTTGAAAAAAGTAATATTATTTCGAGCTATTTCATTTTTATTTTTATTATTATTTTGTCCTTTAGTGTACGCAGATATACCTGGTCCAGTAATTCATAATTTAAATGATGGTACACAAACTTGGTCTTTGCCTATACAAACTTTAGTTTTTTTAACTGCTCTTACTTTTCTTCCAGCCTGTCTTTTAATGATGACTAGTTTTACACGTATCATTATTGTTTTTGGGTTATTAAGAAATGCTTTAGGAACTCCATATGCTCCGACTAATCAAATATTGTTAGGTTTGGCGCTTTTTTTAACGTTTTTTATTATGTCTCCAACTTTTGAAAAAGTTTATCAAGAAGCTTATCTTCCTTTCAGCAAGGAAGAGATTAATATGGATGAAGCTATTTTAAAAGGCTCAGTTCCGCTAAAAAAATTTATGTTAAATCAAACAAGAACATCTGATTTAGAATTATTTTCGAAAATAGCCCATATTTCTTACTATAAAGATAAAAATTCCATACCTATGCGAATTTTATTACCCTCTTTTATTACCAGTGAGTTAAAAACAGCTTTTCAAATTGGTTTTACTATATTTATACCTTTTTTAATTATTGACTTAGTTATTGCTAGTGTTTTAATGGCTCTTGGTATGATGATGGTTCCACCTTCAACGATTTCTTTGCCTTTCAAATTAATGTTATTTGTATTAGTAGATGGGTGGCAATTGTTGATAACTTCGCTATCTCAAAGTTTTAATATTTAA
- the rpmB gene encoding 50S ribosomal protein L28, whose protein sequence is MSRICQVTGKKRMIGNNRSHALNATKRKFLPNIQNHRFWIPEKKRFIKLRISTHGMRCIDKNGIESIIKKIKNKK, encoded by the coding sequence ATGTCTCGTATATGTCAAGTTACAGGAAAAAAACGTATGATTGGTAATAATCGATCACATGCTTTAAATGCAACAAAAAGAAAATTTTTACCAAATATTCAAAATCATCGTTTTTGGATTCCAGAAAAAAAAAGATTTATTAAGTTGCGTATTTCAACTCACGGAATGCGTTGTATTGATAAAAATGGGATAGAATCAATCATAAAAAAAATAAAAAATAAAAAATAA
- the pmbA gene encoding metalloprotease PmbA yields MKSIDQIKQEENLLINTVNTTLKLAKKIINCSIEVSAKKTLGFNINVRNNIVENIEFNSDRVLFITVYNKFSKGSVSSKDFSIDSIKKILNVAIDISKNSSSDFFVGLPDIKLLCFNSDNLDLFHPSEMSIKNGINYASIAEKEAFRLDKRIFNSEGSFFSSHTTINVLGNSLGMLEKYKSTLYSAYNCMIAKEKNSMQRDFDYSTSRKIENLEKPNILGKKTAQRAIARLGARKINTMKSSIIFSREISCNFFSNLISAISGDNVYRKSTFLLYDLQKKIFPSWLSIIENPHIRQGLGSKPFDNEGVKTHIKYIVKDGILSTWLLDSYNSRRLGLISTGNSGGIHNWLVSNHNMSFQDLLKNMNTGLLVTELMGQGVDIVSGNYSQGAMGFWVDNGKIQYPVNEITISGNLKNMWLNILSISNDIDVRNNIQCGSILISEMQISGN; encoded by the coding sequence ATGAAATCAATTGATCAAATTAAACAAGAAGAAAATTTACTAATAAATACAGTAAATACTACTCTAAAATTAGCAAAAAAAATAATTAATTGCTCTATCGAAGTATCTGCTAAAAAGACATTAGGATTTAATATTAACGTAAGAAATAATATTGTAGAAAATATAGAATTTAATAGTGATAGAGTCTTATTTATTACTGTATATAATAAATTTTCTAAAGGTAGCGTATCATCTAAAGATTTTAGTATAGATAGTATCAAGAAGATATTAAATGTTGCTATAGATATTTCTAAAAATTCTTCTTCTGATTTTTTTGTAGGTTTACCAGACATAAAATTACTTTGTTTTAATTCTGATAATCTTGATTTGTTTCATCCTTCTGAAATGAGCATAAAAAATGGAATTAATTATGCCTCTATAGCAGAAAAAGAAGCGTTTAGATTAGATAAAAGAATTTTTAATAGTGAAGGAAGTTTTTTTAGTAGCCATACTACTATAAATGTTTTAGGAAATAGCTTGGGAATGTTAGAAAAGTATAAATCTACTCTTTATTCAGCTTACAATTGTATGATTGCAAAAGAAAAAAATTCAATGCAAAGAGATTTTGATTATTCTACTTCTAGAAAAATAGAAAATCTAGAAAAACCTAATATTTTAGGAAAAAAAACTGCACAACGTGCTATCGCTCGGTTAGGTGCTAGAAAAATTAATACCATGAAATCTTCAATTATCTTTTCTAGAGAAATATCTTGTAATTTTTTTTCTAATCTTATTTCAGCTATTAGTGGTGATAATGTGTATCGTAAATCTACTTTTTTACTTTATGATTTACAAAAAAAAATTTTTCCTAGCTGGTTAAGTATTATAGAAAATCCACATATCCGACAAGGACTGGGAAGTAAACCTTTTGACAATGAAGGTGTAAAAACACATATAAAATATATAGTTAAAGATGGCATATTATCTACTTGGTTACTTGATAGTTATAATAGTCGTAGATTAGGACTAATTAGCACTGGGAATTCTGGAGGAATTCATAATTGGTTAGTTTCAAATCACAATATGTCATTTCAGGATTTATTAAAAAACATGAATACTGGATTATTAGTTACTGAATTAATGGGTCAAGGAGTAGATATTGTTAGTGGAAATTATTCACAAGGCGCTATGGGTTTTTGGGTTGATAATGGAAAAATTCAATATCCAGTGAATGAAATTACAATATCCGGAAATTTAAAAAATATGTGGTTAAATATTCTGAGTATTAGTAATGATATTGATGTGCGAAATAATATTCAATGCGGTTCTATATTAATATCTGAAATGCAGATTTCAGGAAATTAG
- the tal gene encoding transaldolase has product MNQLELLRKFTTIVADTSDIDSICKYKPEDATTNPSLILKAVNLHENQKFLNQAVEYAKKKGGSKQEQLLNASDKILVDLGVEILKYIPGYISSEVDARLSFNQDKCIVKAKKIVEMYENQGVSRKRVLIKLAATWECIKAAEELKKDNIFCNLTLLFSFAQARACAESKVFLISPFVGRIYDWYIAQNLMSNFPHNEDPGVISVKKIYNFYKKHNYKTIIMGASFRNVKQILLLSGCDRLTISPLLLKELESNNTVFNRKLIPPTTFIKPPVSLSEEEFRWEHNQDEMAVQKLSEGIRNFGKDQILLEKIISKLM; this is encoded by the coding sequence ATGAATCAGTTAGAATTATTAAGAAAATTTACAACAATTGTTGCGGATACAAGTGATATAGATTCTATTTGTAAATATAAACCTGAAGATGCAACTACAAATCCATCTTTAATATTAAAAGCAGTAAATTTACATGAAAATCAAAAATTTCTTAATCAAGCAGTGGAGTATGCTAAAAAAAAAGGAGGATCAAAACAAGAACAATTATTAAATGCAAGCGATAAAATTTTAGTTGATCTCGGTGTTGAAATTTTAAAGTATATACCAGGTTATATTTCGAGCGAAGTAGATGCTCGTTTATCTTTTAATCAAGATAAGTGTATTGTAAAAGCGAAAAAAATAGTTGAAATGTATGAAAATCAAGGTGTTTCTAGAAAAAGAGTATTAATTAAACTTGCAGCCACATGGGAATGCATAAAAGCAGCAGAAGAGTTGAAAAAAGATAATATTTTTTGTAATTTAACTCTTTTATTTTCTTTTGCTCAAGCACGTGCGTGCGCAGAATCAAAAGTATTTTTAATATCTCCTTTTGTCGGTCGTATTTACGATTGGTACATAGCTCAAAATTTAATGTCAAATTTTCCACATAACGAAGATCCAGGAGTGATTTCTGTTAAAAAAATATACAATTTTTATAAAAAACATAATTATAAAACTATTATCATGGGTGCTAGTTTTCGAAATGTTAAACAGATTTTATTATTATCTGGATGTGATCGATTAACTATTTCTCCTTTATTATTAAAAGAGCTTGAATCAAATAACACAGTATTCAATAGAAAATTAATTCCACCTACTACTTTTATAAAACCGCCTGTTTCTCTTTCTGAAGAAGAATTTAGATGGGAACATAATCAAGATGAAATGGCTGTTCAAAAATTATCAGAAGGTATAAGAAATTTCGGAAAAGATCAGATTCTTTTAGAAAAAATTATTTCAAAATTAATGTAG
- the fliR gene encoding flagellar biosynthetic protein FliR, whose translation MLTFNNLQLITIISNFFFPLVRILAFFSTVPVFNDYHVNKSTKIVLSVLISWIISPFLPQIKIELFSLSGLLVLLEQILIGVTLGFTCQFLFATINFSGELIGLQMGLSFATFFNANNNIGVSVTSRLLNILMLSFFLSINAHLYLISILIHSFHSIPINIICFNNSIFFSLLKFSSNIFLNSIMLIFPIIIFLLLSSLIMSILNRLSPQISIFSIGFPLNLLIGILMLYYLMLISFPVFSYLFNQLVLFLSNTFLKLQ comes from the coding sequence ATGTTAACATTTAACAATTTACAATTAATAACGATTATTAGTAACTTTTTTTTTCCATTAGTGCGTATTTTGGCATTTTTTTCAACCGTTCCAGTTTTTAACGATTATCATGTAAATAAAAGCACTAAAATAGTTTTATCTGTATTAATCAGTTGGATTATATCTCCATTTTTACCTCAAATAAAAATAGAACTATTTTCTTTATCTGGCTTATTGGTTTTATTAGAACAGATTTTAATTGGAGTTACTTTAGGATTTACTTGTCAATTTTTATTCGCGACGATTAATTTTTCAGGAGAATTAATAGGTCTTCAGATGGGTTTATCTTTCGCAACGTTTTTTAATGCAAATAATAATATTGGTGTTTCTGTGACATCTCGATTATTAAATATTTTAATGTTATCTTTCTTTTTGTCGATTAATGCACATCTTTATTTAATATCTATATTAATTCATAGTTTTCATAGCATACCGATTAATATTATTTGTTTTAATAATAGTATTTTTTTTAGTTTATTAAAATTTTCCAGTAATATTTTTCTAAATAGCATAATGCTGATTTTTCCAATTATAATCTTTTTATTGTTATCTAGTTTGATAATGAGTATTTTGAATCGTTTATCGCCTCAAATATCTATTTTCTCTATTGGTTTTCCATTAAATTTGTTAATAGGGATATTAATGTTATATTATTTAATGTTGATTTCTTTTCCTGTTTTTAGTTATTTATTTAATCAATTAGTATTATTTTTATCAAATACTTTTTTAAAATTACAGTAA
- the rsmI gene encoding 16S rRNA (cytidine(1402)-2'-O)-methyltransferase — protein MNFKNTGILYIVPTPIGNLSDITCRALTILQEVDLIACENIKHTNILLKHFNIKNILISFNKINEFQQSDHLIEKLKKGKNIALVSNAGTPLINDPGYILIKKCHFFKIQIIPLPGACAAITALSASGISTRSFCYEGFLPSKKKLKRRLLNSLKKEKRTIILYESKYRIIETIQDIINEIGENRHIVIAREITKKWEIIYGNKAHIMLTWIKEDKSRYNKGENVIIIDGYKESKNINLSDKVINTFIILRKFLSLKQSVLVTSKIHKINKNNLYQYAIKNEEK, from the coding sequence GTGAATTTTAAAAATACTGGCATTCTTTATATTGTACCAACACCTATTGGTAATTTATCTGATATTACTTGTCGTGCTTTAACAATATTACAAGAAGTTGATCTAATAGCATGTGAAAATATCAAACATACTAATATTTTACTAAAACATTTTAATATAAAAAATATCTTAATATCTTTTAATAAAATTAATGAATTTCAACAAAGTGATCATTTGATTGAGAAATTAAAAAAAGGTAAAAATATTGCTTTAGTCTCTAATGCGGGAACCCCGTTAATCAACGATCCAGGATATATATTAATTAAAAAATGTCATTTTTTTAAAATTCAAATTATTCCTCTTCCTGGAGCTTGTGCAGCTATTACTGCATTAAGTGCTTCTGGAATATCTACTCGCAGTTTTTGTTATGAAGGATTTCTTCCTTCTAAAAAAAAATTAAAACGTCGTTTACTAAATTCTTTAAAAAAAGAAAAACGCACAATTATTTTATACGAATCAAAATATAGAATAATTGAAACTATTCAAGATATAATAAACGAAATTGGAGAAAACAGACATATAGTAATAGCCAGAGAAATTACAAAAAAATGGGAAATTATTTATGGAAATAAAGCTCATATCATGCTTACTTGGATTAAAGAAGATAAAAGCCGCTATAATAAAGGAGAAAATGTTATCATTATAGATGGTTATAAAGAATCTAAAAATATAAATCTTTCAGATAAAGTAATAAATACCTTTATCATATTAAGAAAATTTTTATCATTAAAACAGTCAGTACTTGTTACTTCAAAAATTCACAAAATTAATAAAAACAATTTGTATCAATATGCAATAAAAAATGAAGAAAAGTGA
- a CDS encoding flagellar hook-length control protein FliK has product MILSSLDNIELKSNVLLSSDHNFSHDVLGFDLYQAIFNECKKNLLNKEIKFDNISTKKKKKDNQNITSINFLVNNLLNVFNKKNIKSNFYIKKNINVKTQKKKIDKNLKLKFYSSSKNKNKIDIEENREKIKIFKNNATLKNLINIKNKYFPICNDNIINYFKKFYKQSNFSEINNLKVFKNKKNSIKESKDSIFFKNYTNNTSNTSVAKNIYKNQNFIYEINSLKKIDKSHFFELNKKSMFFLNNEKSVQWKKAISQQILLSISHKENKAEIRLEPIFLGAIHVKIKIKNNQAQLKLISDHIEVKNFLNNCIPFLHNSLIKNGIFLKKVDIYDSFGSKKNQNLSFSKNIPRMSNKIKKFYENSKQKTFIDMYV; this is encoded by the coding sequence ATGATCTTAAGTAGTCTCGATAACATAGAATTAAAAAGTAATGTTTTATTAAGTTCAGATCATAATTTTTCTCACGATGTTCTCGGTTTTGATTTATACCAAGCTATTTTTAATGAATGTAAAAAAAATTTATTAAATAAAGAAATTAAGTTTGATAATATTTCTACAAAAAAAAAGAAAAAAGACAATCAAAATATTACATCTATTAATTTTTTAGTGAATAATCTTTTGAACGTTTTCAATAAAAAAAATATAAAAAGTAATTTTTATATCAAAAAAAATATTAACGTCAAAACACAAAAAAAAAAGATAGATAAAAATCTTAAGTTAAAATTTTATTCTTCCTCAAAAAATAAAAATAAAATTGATATAGAAGAAAATAGAGAAAAAATTAAAATATTTAAAAACAACGCAACGTTAAAAAATTTAATAAACATTAAAAATAAGTATTTTCCAATTTGTAATGATAATATTATTAATTATTTTAAAAAATTTTATAAGCAAAGTAACTTTAGCGAGATTAATAATTTAAAAGTTTTTAAAAATAAAAAAAATTCTATTAAAGAAAGTAAAGATTCTATATTTTTTAAAAATTATACAAATAATACATCAAATACGTCAGTTGCTAAAAATATATATAAAAATCAAAATTTTATTTATGAGATAAATTCCTTAAAAAAAATAGATAAAAGTCATTTTTTTGAACTAAATAAAAAATCAATGTTTTTTTTAAATAACGAAAAAAGTGTTCAGTGGAAAAAAGCAATTAGCCAACAAATTTTATTATCTATTTCTCATAAAGAAAACAAAGCTGAAATTCGTTTAGAACCAATATTTCTTGGTGCAATACATGTAAAAATTAAAATAAAAAATAATCAAGCACAACTGAAATTGATTTCAGATCATATAGAAGTTAAAAATTTTTTAAATAACTGTATTCCGTTTTTGCATAATTCTTTGATAAAAAATGGTATTTTTTTAAAAAAAGTTGATATTTATGATTCTTTTGGTTCTAAAAAAAATCAAAATTTATCTTTTTCAAAAAATATACCTAGAATGTCTAATAAAATTAAAAAATTTTATGAAAATTCAAAACAAAAAACATTTATTGATATGTATGTTTAA
- the fliN gene encoding flagellar motor switch protein FliN, with amino-acid sequence MNKLKKKHNPEKVDHPINNVNNVDITKKNNFEKPISFSSNEKKDKKEIIFDIPVDITIELGKSRIKIKELLNFSKGSMLFLNQKKEDPLKIFANGLLVAFGEIVVSQNTYGVRIISIKNS; translated from the coding sequence ATGAATAAATTAAAAAAAAAACATAATCCTGAAAAAGTTGATCATCCTATAAATAATGTAAATAATGTAGATATTACGAAAAAAAATAATTTCGAAAAGCCAATATCTTTTAGTTCTAATGAAAAAAAAGATAAAAAAGAAATAATATTTGATATACCAGTTGATATAACTATAGAATTAGGTAAATCTAGAATCAAAATAAAAGAACTTTTAAATTTTTCAAAAGGTAGTATGCTTTTTTTGAATCAAAAAAAAGAAGATCCACTGAAAATTTTTGCAAATGGTCTATTAGTAGCTTTTGGTGAAATTGTTGTATCCCAAAATACATATGGTGTAAGAATTATTAGTATAAAAAATTCTTAA
- the ppa gene encoding inorganic diphosphatase, with amino-acid sequence MNYNTIAAGDNIPNDIYVIIEIPSNSSPIKYEMDKESGLLFVDRFISTPMFYPCNYGYINQTLSMDGDPLDVLVPSPYPIQSRSVIHCKPIGMLKMQDESGDDAKVIAVPKSKVCKTYQNVNNIKDISELLKKQIEHFFKYYKKIETGKWTKIIGWDNQKAAKLEISSSYNRFQSKRNI; translated from the coding sequence ATGAATTATAATACGATTGCCGCAGGTGATAATATACCAAATGATATATATGTTATCATTGAAATACCATCTAATTCATCTCCCATTAAATATGAAATGGACAAAGAATCAGGTTTACTTTTTGTAGATCGTTTTATATCGACACCAATGTTTTACCCTTGCAACTACGGATATATTAATCAAACTTTATCTATGGATGGTGATCCTTTAGATGTGTTAGTGCCGTCTCCATATCCTATACAATCTCGCTCTGTTATTCACTGTAAACCTATTGGTATGCTGAAAATGCAGGATGAATCAGGAGATGATGCTAAGGTAATAGCTGTACCAAAAAGTAAAGTTTGTAAAACATATCAAAACGTTAATAATATTAAAGATATATCCGAGCTCTTAAAAAAGCAAATAGAACATTTTTTTAAATATTATAAAAAAATAGAAACAGGCAAGTGGACAAAAATTATAGGATGGGATAATCAAAAAGCTGCAAAATTAGAAATTAGTTCTTCATATAATCGATTTCAAAGCAAAAGAAACATATAA
- a CDS encoding flagellar export protein FliJ: MNFRNEYVTKLNINVKLGMPIYHWKIYKNFIFMLYVAIEENNNIVKKYKTKIKKSINQWFQHHIKLKTWNYLNQKNLISFKKHRILEENIINDEFSQFKFFKKGSYYDLK, from the coding sequence ATTAATTTTAGAAATGAATATGTTACGAAATTAAATATCAATGTAAAATTAGGCATGCCTATATATCATTGGAAAATATATAAAAATTTTATTTTCATGTTATATGTTGCGATTGAAGAAAACAATAATATTGTTAAAAAATATAAAACAAAAATTAAAAAAAGTATAAATCAATGGTTTCAACATCATATTAAATTAAAAACTTGGAATTATTTAAATCAAAAAAATTTAATATCTTTTAAAAAGCATCGTATTTTAGAAGAAAATATTATTAACGATGAATTTTCTCAATTTAAATTTTTTAAAAAAGGTAGTTATTATGATCTTAAGTAG